The nucleotide window tattattattattgttgttattataatATTACTATTTTATGGTTATTAGaaatactattattattatattattaccACTATACGTATTTAATAGTTAACAAGTATGTATAAGTAATAAGTATCGGTATGTCGAGTATGGGTTGCGCGTATGCATTCGAGATTGGTAACGTATAACCCAAGTATTGCAACACGTATAAGCATGTATTTAAAAAAATAGAAtttcattacgatcgaagtctcggatttacaTTGGTTTGAAACGAAATACGAAATACAAAAGGAACAAGCTTTCAAAAATAGAAATGCAAACAGGcttgctataaatggaaagtacgaaaatagccgggcgttacaACTTGCGACATCAAAATATggttaactagttcactagactaGTGTAAGTTGTATTTTGATACCTTCAATTCTTTTCGCTTAGGCGTCGACTAGTTAACGACACTTTTATGTCATACCGACAAGACTTCGTAGCAAGTTGTTATTCCACCGTTAAGCGAAGCATGAGGTGATTCCGAGTCCCATAATAggcttaactagttcactagagtTTTCCTTTGGTTGTTATGATGTCGGAAATAGTGCTTACTAGCTCGTCGGTTCGCTAACGGACTAGTTTAGTGCATAGCGATATAACATCGGAAGCTTATGATTTTGGTCATCCCATTGATATCCTTAAAATGTTTTAGCGTGTTTTTCATCAAGTGACATAATTCCGAAGTCCCGGAACTGCTAAATTATGGTTTCGGACGAATTAAAATGTCATATTTTTTGCCGAAATGGACATTTTTGCAattagggcgttataccggaTGGTCTTGTATCTTTGCAAGATATGCTTTCGTATTATTGTTTTCTTATTataatggactcagttatgttatccgtgtgtcgtttttcagtgtttcgttctgttttcacggttttgctggcatgaatagtgtaccgtgaatagtgcacgcaacACTTTTTACCTACACTTTTAGGATATTGTTTGACTGGTTTCGAAATATGACGAAAACCAGcatatgttttagctttgttttcttgtcctaacactgatatccagtatacgacacagttatgtaattaaattacgctaaatgcatgagattaagaaatataaatagtgattagattgtacaGAATTACCGgttatttgccagttgtcacatggacgacctcggtatcttactaacactatactacgctcacgatgggagcacttgcccatatgtgtgtttagtgttagtagaatatcgtgttttataaatttaaaacttgactaatgtgtaaaatgggcttaaaatatcaagaAAAACATGATACACTTGacacacaccaagtttttggcgccgttgccgggcacacaaggattttaagaaagttaggaatcaacggcctaattttttttttcttatttctcTTTTCCTTTTaggatttttttaaaattttcagcatCTGCAGACTtcaacacggggctgtgcccactgaacacgcccgtgcccaatctttgttactggcaatcttgttttaagttagacagtagctgaacacggggctgtgcccaccgaacacgcccccgtgtccgccctccagttactgaaaacagaaccgtaagatccccaCAGCAGAGTTGGCGGCAGTGGCAGTGgtagtggtgacggtggtgggtgCCGGCGACATGCGACGGTGGTGGATggcggtagtggtggtggtgggtggtggtggcaatgttggtgggttgtggtgttgttaatgaagggTGAAAAGGGAATGAAATGGAAAAAAAATAGGGGGGGGGGGGCagatggaatgattttgagggaatggaatgcattttaAAATAGGCGATTCCATTAcatcgaccaaccaaacactcttttctgtATTCCCTCACAATgatccattccacctctcattcttGCATACCAAACGCTACATTAGGATCAATACCCCTTTAATCAAAGCATCAAACATCATTGAATGGCCCGAGAAATTTGTTCAACAAACGCTACTTTTTATACAATTCAAAACATTTACGATAAAACGTGTTGCAACCTTGAATTTAACTGTAGGTTAACGCTAATGAAGTAATGAACCATAACTATGTAACACTTCCTAATAGATTGACCTGAAAATAGCATGTTCAAATTATAAAAAAGCCTTCAGTCACCAAAATTGTGAAATTTGCTCCTTGCAAATACTTCTTTGTTCGAGTATGCAAATAAATTGAGAatatgatctaagtaataacggTCCAAGTTCCTTTTCGATCCTAACTCCAATAGCGAATAAAAATCAAGCATAAGAAATTTGTTTAGCGAATATAAATATTAGAGTAAATTGTTGTTTTGGCTCCTACGGTTTATATCAAATTGTTATATATTACAAAAATAGAAACTCTTAAAAAAACACACGCAGGTTCCCAATCTATGCAGTTTTAATCCACCAGACTAATATCTATTCATTAACAATatctaatattaaataaatattattttacccttTTAAACCACAAGGATTAAAACCACAGTTTTACTCTATATTTTTTTTCAGTTCTCCTGTAGTCTTACATTAACAAAATAAATGCTCGATACAATGTATCCTTCCAAATTtcataaatataataaaatttttttaaactaaagtttaaataatatattacatcataaattaaGAAATTATGTCAGGTTTAAAGTTATTATAACGTagtttattataaaataatattattataacgtagtttttttacaaaataatattatttgtttacaAGGAAAACCACATGTTTAAAGTCTTTAGAGAAAAttttcattttagtccctgagttatgtttaaatttgtcattttaatgtaaatagtttttttttctcctctgggtccctgacttttcccttttgttgtcattttgatTACATTGTCTAACTTCGTCTAAAAACCCCATTTTTAACCAGGGGTTCAAATTACCATTTTGAtccattcttttttttttatatattgaaaatataaaagaaaatatCTAATTAGTGGGACTCACCCCTACCCTCCCCTTCTTCATCAAATCTTCTCTCTATATACTTTCACCTCACTTTATATCTCCCATCTAACACCACCATCAACACCatccaccactgccaccaccgtCACTACCCTCCTCCCTAGATGGCCTCTACATGATTGATTCCTTCTATTTTTAACAGCCGGTTGCACTACATGATTGATTCCTTCTATGTTTAACGGCCGGAAAATCAACTTGGCTGGAGTCCGACGACGATGATTTTTCTGATCCTTTCAGAACGTAATCCTGGTCGTGTGCAGGGTAAATAAAATCATTCCTTTACCACAGAGAGAGTTGAGGCGATTGATTACATTTGCACAACGAGATTAAATAAACTTGAATTTATCCTCTCTCTACACATAGATATATGTATGTATCTATTGATACACTCACCTCGGAGATAGAGGTCGTCTGTGGAAGAGGGTAGTGACAGTGGTGGCAGTGGTGGATGGTgtcgatggtggtggtggtggttgtggcggCTGGTGTTGATGGTGGTGTTGGGTGGGAGATGTAAAGTGAGGTGAAGGTAAGAGAGAAGGGGGggaagagagagtgtgtgtgtgggtTTGATGAAGAAAGGGAGGGTACGGGTGGGTCCCACTAATTagatatttttcttttattttttcaatggatcaaaatggcaacttgAAAGATTTAAATTGAAAATGCCCCTGgttaaaaatggaggtttttgGACGGAGTTAGGTAATGTAATCAAAATGGCAACATAAGGGAAAAGTCAGAGAcccaaagaagaaaaaaaaactatttgaactaaaatgacaaatttacaCAAACCTCATAGACTAAAATAACAATTTACTAAGTCTTTATAAAACAGTTTAGTATAAATCAATATATTGTGTCTTTTCCTATAAAAGAAATTAGTATAAATCAATATATTGTGTCTTTTCCTATAAAAGAAATTATGTCTTTTCCTACTAATTAATATTTTAAGTACATCTTTCCCTCAGAAATTATGTTAGGTTAATCTTATTCACACACCTTTCAATTTCCCCTATATTAATTCATAAATTTAGTTTAGTTTGTGAAAGAGTTTCACGATTCAactttttacaagtttacaaagCTTTATATATAAGTTAGTAAAGCACAACCATATCAATACTTTTCacttttatcctacacatttctcTCTACTCTCTTCattctctctctactctcttGATGATCAAAACTACATGCCAAACAGTTAAAGAGGATGATGGTGATGGTTGCAGCTTGCAGCCTGCAGCCGAGGATGGAACTGCCGTCATTTTCGTCGGCTTTTAAAACGGAGACGGTGACGGCTAGGTGGTGGTGCTATGGTGGTTGGGGTTAGGTGGTTGGGATGTTGTGGCAGTGGCTAGGTGGTGGTTCTACATTCTTGTGATGGTGGATGTTGGCAGTCAGCCGATGGTGGTGGCGAGGGTGGTAGGCGGTAGGTGGTATGACGGTGGTATCTGTGAGTTGTGTGGTGATGAAAGAGCATAGAAAGAGAAAGtgaagagagagggagagagaaagagagagagtagAGAAGGTTTCAATTGTTTTGTTAAAGTCATTGCAGAAGATCTATTATAtgttgagtaaattacaagttttgtcatttCTGTTTCTAACAAATTAAAGGCGGTGTCTTttgcctttaaatttgacgagttttatacttaatgtttcaaaatctcgcacgttatatcctttagcccaaactcagttagattttttggtgaAGTATGatcatgtgacttgcacatgagggtatctTTGTCATTTTATCTTTCAAGGGCTATTTTGCAATGAATTATTATTCGGGGACAATTTGTAAAAcactgaaaaataaaaaaatatatataaaaactctccttcccctctctctctctctcatcaatGGGGAGAAGTGATGAGagagatagaagagagagagagagagagaggagggggagtttttataaatttttttcaGTGTTTTACAAATAGTCCCTGAATAATAATTCATTGCAAAATAGCCTCTGAAAGATAAAATGACAAAGATGCCCTCGTGTGCAAGTCACATgaccatacttaaccaaaaaatctaactgagtgTGGACTAAAGggcataacgtgcaagattttgaaacgttaaggacaaaactcgttaaatttaaaggcaaaggacaccgtctgtaatttgatacaaacataaaggacaaaacttgtaatttactctattttatttTTAGTACTCTTTCcattttattaattattatatttaaaaaGATCATTCATGCAACCATGCTCTTAACACATTCTTTCTATATGTTACCCACTAAATTGGAACAAACTATTAGAAcaatataacatttttttatagAAGACGATTTACTCACAAAAGAAGGATCAGATTTGCGATAGTGTAATAATTtaaccagtggcgaagcttgagattttcgaccgaggggtcgaaaacgtatatacccaaaaatttctataaaactgaggggggggggggtcaaaaacgtgtataccaaaaaatttctatacagaaactacatactctccactactgagcaaAAAGTTCGAAGGGTCGGACACCCATTCCCGCGCCCACTATGCTACGCCCATGAATTTAACACGTAGGATTCGATTTGTGATAGTGTAATAATTTAAATCTAAAAATAACCCTAATTTTACTATTTAAcagctaatttttttttttgtaggatAACAGTTAAACCTAAACAGCCTAAAATCTTTATAGGATAAGAATCAAACCTAGAAAGTGAATAACTGATTTTATTACAAATAATAAGGTTTCTAAAATTATGTAACTTTTGTATTTGTTACAAGTAGGAAGATGTTTTTTTAAAAATTCGACTTAGTCATTCTTTCTTTATGAGAGTGTTGtacgttttgatataaattttATGATTCGATATTTTTACATTTAGTATTTGTTAGGTTTAACGTTACCGCCGTAACGCGCGTGTCCTAAATTCTAGTTTTATTCAAACACAATTTCCCACTTTAGAAAGATAAGGTAGAAGAGCATACCAATACCAATATCAACACCTTGTTAGGGTCGTCAGGCTTAAAGTTTGTATATCATagtttattttaaattaatattttgtATACGTCTTTTCCTTACAATTGTGTTTGATAAAATAAAGTTTCTTTTAACAGTTGTGTTTTTTAACACATGGATGTTTATCGAATCGAATAGCGAATTTTCGAACTATTCAAtcgactttttattttttttacttgaaTTCATATTCGATTAGATTAGTATTTGAAACTCGAATTAGAATTCATTCGATTTAATTCAAATTCACACTAAACAataattattttacttttattttcttaaactattacaaactaattatattcaacataaaatataataatctGCAAAATTAATTAACTCTCAATATGTCAAAACACCAAAATTTAGAAGATAGGTTGGTTACTAGTTGCGATTTAAGTtaggtaaaaatttagaaagagtaaactgtcattttggtccctgtggtttggccagttttgccactttagtccaaatctcaaacttattacatctgggtccctgtggtttgcattttgttgccattttagtccaaatctcaaagcAGGTCAGATTCCCCACTAATGACCCTGCTATTTTGTCTTTACCCTcaggggcattttagtcattttggtccaaaataATGTTTGAAGATAAATAACCAGTTGATTTGCCCAGctcatcttcttccttcaactatcccccacctcttcCATCTCTCTCTTCAATCaacctccgccaccaccaccaccaccgccgtatCCGGCCACTACAAACCCAATATCACCATTCATCAACCACCTCCCATCCATTTCAGGTAACAGGCCACTTCCAGTAGCACGTCATCACCACCCCTCTCCTTCTGCTAACAGACCTGagaccaccaccaccgccaacaCGTCATTACCACACATCCCCTTCTGCCGCCGGACCTCACCGACCACCGCTGCTACTACCCAACCTCAACCACCACCACTGGAAAAAAGCCCTAACCCCTAATCCCCTTAAGTTCCCCAAAATCTTATCAACACCACTACACTACCAGATCCACAAGAAACCCACAAATCTAACAACATATGGTAAACCGATTTGTGTGGAGGTGCTCACCGGATTGACTTGCAGGTTCACCGCATTGTGTTGCAGGTTCACCAGATCCACAACAAACCCACAAATCTAACAACACATGGTAAACCGATTTGGGTGGAGGTGCCCACCGGATTGAGTTGCAGGTTCACCGGATTGTGTTGCAGGTTCACCGACGGGGGACTGATGTAAGAGACAAAGAGGGCCGGTGGTTGCAGGTGGTGGTGCTTGGCGGCGAgagggtggtggcaggtggtggtgctTGGCGGCGAGAGGGTGGTGGAGGGAtgaagatgagagagagagagagagagagagagagagagagaaagatgcGGGATGAAGATGAGGATTGTTGAAGATGAGGGTTGTTGAAGATCTGATGAAATGAAGAGATGAGGGTTGTCGAAGATGAATGTGTGTGGTTTAATTAAAAATGTGTTATAATAATTCTagaatgaccaaaatgcccctgaggGTAAAGACAAAATAGCAGGGTCATTAGTGGGGAATCTGACCtgatttgagatttggactaaaatggcaacaaaatgcaaaccacatggacccagatgtaataagtttgagatttggactaaagtggcaaaactggtcaaaccacagggaccaaaatggcagtttactcatttaGAAATAATTAGTATTGGTAATGTTATAAATAATAAACGTGTTACTCATGGATGTAGTTCATACTTTGGCCAAGTTTAGAagttatgtgtgtgtatatatatgtttgtgtgtATTTACATATATTAGAAAATTATATATAAGTtgaattcgaatttcgaatcgaatcaaattgaaaatcataaattcgtattcgattcgaattcgtttACTGTACTCAAATACGAATCAACTCGAAATATGAACCTaattaatcgaattcgaatcgagtCAAATTTCGAATTCATGAATCCGAATCGAATTCTGAAAACCCCTATGGTAACACAATGTTTTAGTTTTATAACATAATTTGATATCTTATTCTTAGCTaaatgtattattaaaatttataaaatgttttttttttatctcaTAATTTATAAATAGCTCAAGTTACCACATTTTCTAATTACATATGAAGAGTAATAAGAAGAGTATATTGtggttttggtccctgttgtttAACAGGGAAAATAATATTTCTTTAGAAAAATAATATTGGATAGTGAATGACAATTTTGCCCCTCACTTGTTGATATTAATGGATGGATATTAGCCAGATGAACTAAAACTGCAAGGATTAAAATGTTTTTgcaagactttttatttttagaacATATTACAATTTGGTATAAACCACATGCACTAAAAgggcaatttactctaaatattAAAATATACATTCCATATATAACATAAATACATCTAACTAGTTCAAGTAGCATTTTGAACCCATCAACACTTGTACCGTACAAACATTGTTTAGAAACATTAATGATGAGGACAGAAAGTGAGCAAATAGCTAGCACCTTTGCAAGTTGCAATACTAGTGGGATCATCGTACGCATACGAATAAGCCCTGGGACACGCCACCTTAAAAATCCTTGAATACGCCGTAGGTTTACACGTCTGCGGGTTCCCATACCTCCCCGTACAACAAAACCTCGGAGCGTTAAACGCTGAACACGCACTCCTACACGCCACCACCCGTCTCTTGTCGCGTGACCGCACTTGCAACCCCACTGGACACATTATGTTCAGATCGCTAACGCAACCTGCATAACTGCATTTTCCGGTCCCCTTAAACGGCTTTATAGCTATCGGAATGTTATACCTGTTGGAGCAATCGGATCAAAAACAACAAACGAATAAAGGATCTTGTGAGAAATGCACTCACGGCTTTATTCTGTATGTAAATTCAAACAACCAAGACTGGAAACCCCTACTTTAGGAAtgacaatgggtcgggtttgggacgggctTAGGTAATCCCAATCGGTGGCGGAGCTTGATCAAAAGTTTCGAGGGGCATAAAGTGATGGAACTCAAatttttttttcctatcgttatgtttcgggtcgggtcgggttggctattcgattcaagtcgggtcaaataataatagttccaaataaaacaaagtgtatatttaTTAAACTACCCATCATTTATAGACAAAGTTCataaatagagttaaatgccattttagtccctgtggtttttgtcattttgctagtttagtctaaaggtttcatttttagcctgtgggtccaaaaaggtttcatcgttgctattttagtccactgggttaacttcgtccattttttctgttaacgagaaggccaattcgatcattttatatgtaattctgttcaCTAATagggcaattcggtcatataaaatgaccgaattggccttctcattaacagaaaaaatgaatgaaattaacccaatggactaagatggcaacggtgaaacctttttggacccacaagtggaaaaatgaaacctttggactaaactgggaAAATGTTCCAAACCACGGGGaataaaatggcatttaactcttaaaaatatttaggatatacaattTAGAAAAAATAATCGGGGGacaatcctatataattttaaaattttcggacgaaaaatcgaaacttatacacttctaaccgaaacattggggtgggcgggtgcacccccagGCATCCACAATGCTTCGCCCATGATCCCAACCCCAAACCCGATTAGATAAGCTTGACCCAAACCCGCCGGGTTTCTAGTGGGTAAATACCCATCgagtatcgggtatacccgcgggtttcgggtaacccattaattttaaaaagtttaccCGTTGGGTATACCCGACCCAAAACCCATCGGGTAACTACTAATCAGTTACATTTAGTATTATCACTAAagaaatatatatcaaataactataatGTATACGATATAAAATACCTATGTGTATAGAATAAATGATGTATTATatatttacatatttaaaaatataaaagaaattatatcgggtatacaatcgggtaaatgGGTTTACTTTATTAGGTAATTGAGttgggtaaacgggtatatcatcAAATCCCAAACCCAGCCCAAAcctgtaaaaaaataaaaactaatccCAAACACGTAACAAACCTGATTAACCGACCCTAAACCCATCCCAGATTTGTCGGGTTTCGAGTTTACCCATCAAACTTGGATTCGATTGCCAACCCTACGCTACTTATACTTGGTATTGCTTGATCACCAAACTACCCATCATAATTAAATAATGACTTATTTTAACAACAATTGTTACTCCTATACTTTACACTAATAATTTTAAACTACTCTTTTATCTAGGTTTAAGCTTATGACATTATGTGTCTATCAAGTGGGAAATAATGACTTCTAATTAGTAATTAAATAAATACACCAACTAAACTTAATCGATAAATATAACCAAAATAAACATTTAAACAATAAATTCTAACTAACTCTATCAAGATTCAAGATTAAACACCGCAGTACCCGTCGACTAGACTGACGTCGTAGAAGTCTTGTTCGGCGGTGAGGGTGATTTCAGCTAATGTTGCCGGTGGTGTACCGCCGGCGCCATTGCAGAAGAGGGAGCCTCCGCAGTCGCCCGTGGTGCATTTACCGCGGCCGGTGGAGTCGAATGAGCAGCCGACACGGCCCCAGAGACGGCCGGACCAGGCCGGTGGGAGGAAGAGAGTGTAGGCTTTTTTTGGTGGGAGTTTAAAACCGCCGCGGGCGAGAACCGGCTGGCCGGCACCGGGTTGGATTCCCGGCCAGACCGGATGGGTGCATTTGTTTACCATCATGATTGTTGTGGTGGATACACCGTGAAAGAGGAGGAGAAAATAGAACATGAAGATGGTGTGGAGTTGCATTGTTTCCATGAATGAATGTTAGTGGAAAAACAGGAATTTGTAACAACACTCCACACTCCCACACGAGTTATACTTGCTTTttattttgagttaattactgttttcgtcctgtttgtcaaaaatcactatttcagtccattagtttaaaaattgcgatttcagtccctgtggtttcattttcgtaaccatttcagtctctgtggtttcactttcgtaaccatttcaattcattaattctgttaagtacaaagactgaaatggttacgaaagtgaaaccaaagggactgaaatcgtaatttttaaactaatggactgaaatagtgatttttgacaaagtAAAGAgacgaaaacaataattaactctcttatttatatatgtgttataAATTTTAGAGGACATAAAAAGGAACAATTTCTATGGATTAAAAACATCGCAAACTCGACGTTGGATTGGTAATTGTGGTGTGATTTGCATTTCGTTAATTTTCCAATGTGGTTGTAGTCCATTTCTTGTAGCCCTTGGCCtgtaacttttttttaaaggCTAATTCATGTACTTTCTAAACATAGTGTTAATCTAGACTAATATTAACTATTGGACAATAAGACTCAACTACTTTGAGATAAACATGTTTAATGTATTTGTTGATGTCGCTAGGCTACAAACGCTTCACTGGCTGCTAGCCTTTGTTGTTAATATCtgtattgttaaaaaaaatattaattgtGTAAAATTGTTATTTAAATGGAGAATTGTTTGATTTAagtataattatataaaaattaatTACGTTATAAGTCGGTGTTTCTTGAGAATATGTATTTTGTATCtattaaataaaaactaaaagaaaaaaaaacatggcATGTGAAGAAGGTAATTAGTAGAGGAAAAGTTGATGTGTCATGATATATTGTCTTGGCACttaataaaaatggtttttgttATCTCTTTAATTTTTGTATAACATACCATTTATGTTTAGAAAAATATAATAtagattaaaattaataaataaaaaaaatcatattaatCCGAATTTTACTCTTGAAAACTTTAGTCTCATTTTTATCAACTTACAAACCATTGGTGGTCGTAGGCCAAGTCGTCAATGTTGTTGGTGTTGTCATTACTTGATCGAATATTAAGAACCACAACTTGTCCTTGATTCCTATTGTCCACAACGTCAAAGATTGTAATGTGTTTTGCTC belongs to Helianthus annuus cultivar XRQ/B chromosome 5, HanXRQr2.0-SUNRISE, whole genome shotgun sequence and includes:
- the LOC110940416 gene encoding thaumatin-like protein; the protein is METMQLHTIFMFYFLLLFHGVSTTTIMMVNKCTHPVWPGIQPGAGQPVLARGGFKLPPKKAYTLFLPPAWSGRLWGRVGCSFDSTGRGKCTTGDCGGSLFCNGAGGTPPATLAEITLTAEQDFYDVSLVDGYNIPIAIKPFKGTGKCSYAGCVSDLNIMCPVGLQVRSRDKRRVVACRSACSAFNAPRFCCTGRYGNPQTCKPTAYSRIFKVACPRAYSYAYDDPTSIATCKGASYLLTFCPHH